Within the Cotesia glomerata isolate CgM1 linkage group LG6, MPM_Cglom_v2.3, whole genome shotgun sequence genome, the region TTTTAGAAGAGCCGTTATCAAGTTATCGTGTACGTCAGCGACATACCTGTTGTTTactcatataaaaaatataaaaaaaataaagttttatattttttgtgttattcAAGAGTTGTGTTGagctgaataaattttatatcaatatctataatagtttctgtgtaaaaaaaaaaaaataatgaatatttgctTTTTTTCGAGCATTGGAGCCAGAATGatctcttaaattaattatatggttaattaaattacctaATGAACGAAGAAGAAGAGCATGTTCTCTAGTTTGACCACCACTATCAAAACCAGTTTCAAACTCGCCTCTAGTAGCATCGACCACCAATAAAGCTACATCAGCTTGTGTAGCACCAATAATCATATTTGGAATAAAGTCCTTGTGTCCCGGAGCGTCGAGAAGAGTTACTGATTTAGTATCAGTTTCAAACTTTGTGTATCCAACATCCATTGTTATTCCTCTCTCcctatttattagttaaattaataaaaaaattatcactcAATAAATAGcttcaataataatcataCTATAAAAAACATCAATCATTACCTTTCTTCTCCAGTTTCATCAAGGACCCAAGCATAAGCAAAAGATTGTTTACCAATTTTCTTACTTTCCTGCTGATACTTATGGATCAACTTTGACGAAACTTGTCCTAAGTCGCAGAGCAATCGTCCAAGTAAAGTACTTTTTCCAGCATCAACATGGCCCACAACCACGAGATGCAGTTGCTCTTTAGCGTCTCCGCGCTTGTCTTTATAAATAGCTGCAACATCACGCTTATCTTCAGCGCTCTTAGATTTATTTTCCGGAGTAACGCGTCCTGACTGTGGTGATTGACAACGTGGTGAATTTGGTATCGAAAcgttgaaatttttcttgaaccCTTCGTCTTTTCCTTTAGGACCTGTTGAAGAGTTCACTGACGCCTCTAAGGGACTCAGTGATCTCGGGCTTTCTTGACGCGCGTGCAGTAAATCGCTGTCAATGTTATTCTTCAAATCAAACCCTTTTGTAATTGTGCGTGCTTTTGCTGGCGTTACTACTCTCGCTGATGGCGTTGTTACTTGTACTGTTGGCTTTATCTTGATACCTaactcattattattaatattatcattattattactaggtaattattattatatcaataatGTTTACACAATTATAATAAgataagttattaaatattttatttacaaaaaaaaaaaatgacccgcataaaattcatgaatttcaatatttatacaaaGTTATTATGCATTTTGTGATTCAagtattaattgttaaaaataacattgttAGGTACTTAGTTattgttcaattttttcaaactaaaaaaaaaaattttttaattatataaaatatatacaataattattcaaatcatGATTTTGACAGTAATTATCGCCGTAAATTAGCCATAATAAGACTGTCGGGAGACGGTGATGAAAAATCAAATGGTTTAATGATATCACtaaattcagactttgatttCTCAATGTATGGTTTGTGACTTTTCCACTTTTTACACAACATTTTTCCAAAAGGTGATGCCATTTTATTGAAATGTGTTAACTGAGAGTACTTTAAGtcaattaaagttaatttgcAGTCGAGTACTTCGACGCTTTCAACAATCAACGATGAACAAATAGGTTCGTTGATATTATCATAaagttcttttaaattaaaatcgtcCTTTCTTTTTGTGGAATTGTGTTGTTCattagctaatttaatttttttataattaacagaTGATTCGGACTGTCTCAAAGCTGCGGTTAAATCAATTTCCCAGTCATTATTagactttttttctttttcctcATTCGTTTCTTTATTTTTCCCTTCAAATTTCTGCTCCAAGTGGAGATTCTTCACACTGGAGGCCACTTTATTGACCTCAGTGTTAACCGCATCAACATTGTCTACTGACTTGATAAATTTACCCGGCAGATGAATCGGGCTTGGTACTCTATTAGATAATTTTGGTATTACAAAAGTACTTTTCTTTAATGGGCTGTTGGATTTTAAATGATGAGCAGTCATCTCGGCCAGCGAaccaaatgattttttatcaccGAGCTTGTCATTTTTCGGAATTAAACCTTTAGCACTCGCATGGTTACTGATCAAACCAGACAACGAATTAAATTTCGGTTTTTCCGGAGTTACTTTAGATTTATGACTCGCCATCAGGTCAGAAAGAGAAGAAAAGCCCGGAGATTTGGTTTCGTTTTTTTTAGGCCCGAAAATCGGGGACCCGGGTTTTTTAGTCAGTAAATTCAACTTGGGCTTAAGGTTATTAGATGTAATTGTTAAGGAACCTTACCTTACCGATGAACAAAACCCCACatgaaacaaataattaaattattttgattagacaagagtttttttattttatttaatgttattttaaacaatatatcTACCTGATTGTGCTTCTATGCGATCTTTGGCCTTGGCTGCATCTGTTTCaatcagaaaaatttaattaattaacacaattagtaattatttaattaaataaaatattattatttattaagaaaaataatttttaaatttatgacattaaatttagctgtcacttgacaattttttaattttcttgaacaaacaaatttgttccaaaaaattattttataaaaattgcatttttaatttttttaaatttctacatgtcaatttttttaataatttttttttttgtcataaattatttgttacaaaaattcttaaaattatcaaatatctgctaaattaatttttattttaaatttcacatatttagtagtaaaaaaaaattaccagacTGATATTTAGGAGGCGAAGATTTAAGAATATTATCCAGAGCGACTTCAGCATCAAAATTGcattcaattattttctcaGTGAGTATTGAATCAGGAACAGTATCCCCGATAACGTTTCTCACCACCTCAATACAGGACATTAGCTTAGCAGTGTCAAGTTCAGACAACTCAGGTTTTTTGGGCAAAGCTGAAGCTttgttatcatcatcatcatcttcattGTCTTCTTTAATATCAGGCTCGTTGATGAAGGAAGCGATGTTCGGCTGCTTGTTACGGTCGAACAAAAATTCATCAGCtgcaaataaaaaacattagtCAGCTGATTGCGTAAAGTggagcaaaaaataaattacctcCAGGAGACATGCAGTAATCATCTTCTACAGAGTGTCCGTATACATCGTCATAGCCGTcgtattcttaaaaataaaaattaggtcATTagacaatattattattttattattatattgatacagatggttatttaattttacttaaccTGTAAATtgttagttttaaataaatatataattgctAGTTACTAACCATCAGAATAATTCATCGAACGTATACCTCGATGCCGTGACATTTTGATGCTTgattactaattttttctctattatTGAAAGTTTAGCAACTAAAAACATTcggaaaattttagttttgaaCAACTCACGGTTATTCGTGTATAATAGTATTTATCTGACTAACCAGCTGGTATTATTCTAGAAGCTGAAGACACTATAGATATTATTGTGTCTTTGTTATTGGGCTGAAATTCGGAATTGTTGTGTGGAGCCGAAAACACCCGAAGATAGAACTTAAGCTATTATCACTATAGATTTTGtttattgttcattttttttattttaaacaatttataatttatttgaatttgattgaaaaaaattaaaacttggaaattttttttaaataatttttaaaaatatttaaaaatttttgtgaattctaaaaaattcaaagatctcaagaatatttagaaaagtcgaaaatatgaaataatatgagaagaaataaactaaaaaatacaaaagaaaaatatattaagtaAACAATTatctgttttatttaaaaaaaattttcttgatgtTTAAAAATCGCGCTATCAATAATTAGAGCGCAGCACATGCCTGTTgtcatcaaataaaaataataataaaaaacgaattaaattaattctaaacaTCGCTCTgacatcttaaaatttttataacatttttgtCAACACGTCAACGTTGGTATCAACAACAAAAGTcgtaattcataaaaatatctaaaaaatgagTGTAAAACATCTGAGTACcggtaaatttataattcatttatttaattgccatttgaaatatcaattgcattgatatttatttttataattacaatactTATATCAAAATGAACTTTGTAGGTTCTGTTCCACCGCCGGTAGTTCCAGGAAAACTACGTCTTTACAGCATGAGATTTTGTCCTTATGCTCAACGTGTGCATCTCGTTcttgatactaaaaaaattccgtaaatattttattaaaattaattacaactaaaagtaataattttaaggataacatttaatattaattacagaTATGACGTCGTTTATGTAAATTTGACTGACAAACCCGAGTGGCTGATTGAAAAAAGTCCCCTTGGCAAAGTTCCTTGCATTGAGTTTGAAGATGGTCAAGTTTTGTACGAAAGTCTTATAATCGCTGATTATTTGAATGAAGCTCATCCAGAGCCTAATTTATATCCCAGCGATCCGAGAGCTAAAGCTAAGGATAAAATTCTAATTGAACGCTTCAATggattaatttcattaatgtacaaggtaattgtttttaaatatttaaagaaattatttacactgataaaaaaattaactcgactcaagagccaaaatcttgaaccgagaataccattttgaagaaaattattttcttgagaaaagaaaaatttacttaaggGATTACATGGGTTTCCTCCAGGAAAAAATGGtctattttcaacaatttttttttaatagaaaaaataaaatattttattcaaactttttactgtcttaagaagggtttacatttttcctCTCTCTCGcactctattggacaaacgaaaggATCTcagtcatacttgtacaacaaatggaatcttaaaacgcattttatgcataaataaatgaaaattttccaaaaaagcgcttcgctcttcgatagataattaaattatctatcgaagagcgaagcgttttttttcgaaattttatcacatacatgaaaaaaacaagtttgaaaatcaactataaaccgCTCTTAAAGATATATGTTTTATGAGGgattactgaaattaaaaaaaaaaaatattaaaaactctgCTAATGTAACGTCATTTCCGGTGAGCCCTCGGAAAAAAGATACGTTCGCGTGATTAGCAGAACTCCTAGCAGGATCATtagaagtgaaaaaaaaaaatatgtacttTAGTTAAAACTTCAAACTAGGTCTTGAAcgagggaaaaaaaaatgaaaattggatttttagcagacgtttttacaaaaaactaaaaatttggcAAAAATTTCGcggctttttttttaaatagttgtaattgaaaaaaaaaaaaaatctttcgtTCAAGACCTTGTAAATTACATCTTGAAGACCTgtctaaaatttcatcaagatcggttGAGTAGTTCTTGAGAAATCTTGAGTACTGTCTTTgaaaacatagttttgagaaGAACGCATTTAAAGTTTTGAGTGACAACGCAACAGCGCCTTGAGCACGCAACTCTTTAAAACGGTATCTCCAAAACTATTATTCGGATCGATTTAAAACTTTAGGGTAATATTCTAGAGATGttgtagaatttaataatacaaaaaaaaattgattttttgaaaccgTGAAACCCATGCAATCGCTTAAATCAAGAACGATTTCTTGACTAAacaatttattctcttgactcaagaaaatcattttcttcaaaatggtatttttggttcaagattttggctcatgagtcaagttaatttttttatcagtgtaacaattataaaactaTGATTCAACGTTTATACatcagtatttttattaatccaataaaaattttctagttcTACCTGTCTCCTAGTGTCGATCGCGACATGTTTGAAGAAGCATTGAAGGTACTGGAATTTTTTGACAGAGAACTAGTTTCTCGAGCAAGTCCTTTTTTCGGCGGAGTGAAACCCGGCATGGTTGATCTTATGATTTGGCCTTGGTTCGAAAGAGCTGATATTATTCGTATCATGAGAGGAGAAAATTACGTTATTCCTCGTGAGCGCGTTCCTCGTAttgtaagtattttaaaacaaGCATTAATTTAGTCATcgactaaataatttatgaatgtATAAATAGATGGAATGGAAAGCTGCTATGAAGGAAGATCCAGGCGTTAAAGTCAGCTGTCTGGAACCTGAAGTTCATGCTAAGTATATGAAGAGTCGTGGTGCTGGTACACCGCAATACGATTTGCTCGTTCAATAAGTCATAATTGCAACTAATTCTTCCTGATACTCTTcctttttatataatttcttatcaatatttttttattaacaatagcatagaaataaattttttatgatacatttttttcatggtcaataaattttattattaaataataaatttacatgtagtatattaatagtaatatttatatattgagAATAATTCCTGGAGAAACCCGAAACAACTTTCTAATCAGCTTAACCTAGGAATATTTTGTCAAGCTTTAAAATAAGAACTATACCAGAAATTGATatctcgaaaaaaaataaaactaattgttttatttttatttctgaaaAATATCGATTAGTATTTGTGAAGTATTACACTAtaagtttttgaatttcattttaacAATAGTTATTATCGGTTATAAAGAGCAAAcattctaaaaataaacagtGATTAATATTAGTAAATGACGTATTAGAGTTTCGTTTATCTGGTAATAATCGTCTAATTCTTCAAGTGAcgtgtataaattattttcctcATACGAAAGACAATAGTGTGATTAGTTTACAGTAAAGAAAGTGAAGGAACAGCtagttgaaatattttttgtaaaaatgagTGTGAAACATCTAAAATCAggtgaattattattattaatttttttaatattttaagttctaaagaatatcaataaatgtttatttaataaaaatttattctaggTTCCATTCCTCCAGCAGTTGTTCCAGGAAAACTGCGTCTGTATGCAATGAAGTTCTGTCCGTTTGCACAACGTGCTCGATTAGTTCTTGATACAAAAAACATACCGTAAGTACgaatgaataaatttgttattagaTCATAATATTTCCATGATATAACTAATTGATGTAATTAACTGCTTTAGGTATGATATGGTGTTcgtaaatttaaatgataaaccCGAGTGGCTGACTGAAAAAAGTCCTCTAGGCAAAGTACCGTTCATTGAATTCGAAGACGGTCAAATTCTCTATGAAAGTCTTATCGTCACCGATTATTTAAACGAGGCTTATCCTGAGACAAATTTATATCCAAGTGATCCAAGAGCTAAAGCGAAGGATAAAATTCTAATTGAACGTTTCAATTCAGTAACTATATTAATGTACAGAGTAAGTCgaacaattaattcaaattttattactattataattattgcttattaattgaataaaaattctagctttataattattgcttattaattgaataaaaattctagctttataattattgcttattaattgaatgaaaattttagctttataattattgcttattaattgaataaaaattctagctgggtcattccatgtcaaatcgaccaatagttggaatcgacccctttcgatttggacaaattttggtcagaagttttcttttatcatataacgaagttctgccaaaggaaaaaaaaataaaaaattttttttcaaaagatatgcaaatttaaaatttcgcgatttttccagtttttcaattttgtttttgtaatatctcgaacgctattatagatacaggagtcgactttcgtttgtttgaaagaGGACACTTgaagctattgaaaaaatattttggaaaaaattccaaaaaatgcaaaatttgtcaaattttgaatttttgaaaatcgtcaaaaatgacggtcgactataaatttttcgctcaaatttttttgtatactaCCTTGTACCAATCTCAAAAGAtccttaaatttttagaactgtgttttttgttttttcaaaaatatgaattttttaaatttgttaaaaaatttttcttaaaatttttttttattattatcttaatcAAGTTTGGCAAATCgcgtaattttgatattttgaacagttgaaatttcatttagtggcataatgatgagaaaaaaacattaatggtatttttttattattggttattcatttatttaataatgcatTTCAAGTGTAAGTTTACTTTACATTCTGTTACGAAAGTCTCCTTTCTTTAATTCTTCTTGTACTGTTGTTGctccttttctttttcttaacCTGAAAAATGTTATGACTGaaccaaaaaatgtcattaatgttttttttctcatcattatgccactaaatgaaatttcaactagttcaaaatatcaaaattacgcGATTTGCCAAACTcgattaagataaaaataaaaaaaaaaaattttaagaaaattttttttttttaacaaatttcaaaaattcatatttttgaaaaaacagaaaacacagttctaaaaattttaggatcttttaagattgGTACAAGGtagtatacaaaaaaatttgagcgaaaaatttagtgtcgaccgtcatttttgacgattttcaaaaactcaaaatttgacaaatttggcattttttggaatttttttccaaaataattttttttcaatagcttcaagtgtcccctttcaaataaacaaaagtCCATTcttgtatctataatagcgttcgaggtattacaaaaacaaaattgaaaaactggaaaaatcgcgaaattttgaatttacatatcttttgaaaaaaaattttttattttttttcctttggcagaacttcgttatataataaaagaaaacttctgaccaaaatttgtccaaatcgaaaggggtcgattccaactattggtcgatttgacatgaaATGACCCagcttaataattattgcttattaattgaaaaaaaaattctagcttaataattattgcttattaattaaataaaaattctagcTTTTCACGTCAACGAAAATAGATCCTGATATGTTTGAAGCAATGTTAAAAGAACTAGAATTTTATAACGGAGAACTAGTTAGTCGCGgcagtttatttttcaatggaGATAGACCTGGTATGGTAGATCTAATGATTTGGCCATGGTTTGAAAGAGTTGGTATTATTTCGATCATGAAAGGCGACAAGTATACCGTTCCACACGAACGAGTTCCTCGCATTGTAAGTATTTTGTTCTTAATCATCTGTAACGCAATTTTaggagttaattttatttattaacacaGATGGAATGGAAAGAAGCTATGAAAAAACATCCAGGTGTTGCAGTCAGTTATCTTGAGCCAGATTCTCATGCTAAGTATATGCAAAGTCATCTAGATGGCAATCCACAGTatgatttttagaaatttttttaattctgataaaaatatttaatattatgctgtttcatcataaataaactttattatcataaaatataaaataaaaatacataattgTATTGAAATCACGATAATAAATGGAATATATCTTTATCTGTTTGTAATAATACTATTACTGtaacattataattaataagtacgttaattattaattaacaatgatTAACAACTATTATTGAGCAACATTACAATCTCCAAAAATTTAGACCTTGATTTCAGGTAATCGGGTTCGTATACGGAAGACTTTAAAcaataaactataaataaatttaactaaattttattaattatctatgaaGCTTATGGATTTACGTCTCCAACtttagaagttaaaaatgcggtaggattaaaaattaaacagtaCAATCCGTAGAGTAAAAAACAAGCAAACACTAAAGGAGCTGCGACCATAAATGTGCGAGTGTTTTCACGGCgtaatttttgcaataaatttctatttttgtCTAAAACTTCGCGGAGTAACTCCACCTCACGTTCAAATATCTCCCGACTCTCCCGGGTCAATAACTTTGACAGTAGTTTTTTTTCGACTAACTCCAAACGTTGTGTGGTTTCTCGTAGTGAATCCTCCAAACGCCCCATCTGTCAAACAATCacaattagttattattaaaaatattctaaatcacatgatactgaagttagctgtcaactgtcaattttaaaaatttttttaacaaatcaattacaataaaaaaatgcttctaaaaattttcacttgtaatttttattaattttcacatgtgaaattttttaattattttttttataataatttaattgccc harbors:
- the LOC123266974 gene encoding pyrimidodiazepine synthase-like, producing the protein MSVKHLKSGSIPPAVVPGKLRLYAMKFCPFAQRARLVLDTKNIPYDMVFVNLNDKPEWLTEKSPLGKVPFIEFEDGQILYESLIVTDYLNEAYPETNLYPSDPRAKAKDKILIERFNSVTILMYRLFTSTKIDPDMFEAMLKELEFYNGELVSRGSLFFNGDRPGMVDLMIWPWFERVGIISIMKGDKYTVPHERVPRIMEWKEAMKKHPGVAVSYLEPDSHAKYMQSHLDGNPQYDF
- the LOC123266975 gene encoding uncharacterized protein LOC123266975 isoform X2 — encoded protein: MVQKNILNKSMLNEVPKEEPIKVKHSKSSIMSEMGRLEDSLRETTQRLELVEKKLLSKLLTRESREIFEREVELLREVLDKNRNLLQKLRRENTRTFMVAAPLVFACFLLYGLYCLIFNPTAFLTSKVGDVNP
- the LOC123266653 gene encoding HBS1-like protein — its product is MSRHRGIRSMNYSDEYDGYDDVYGHSVEDDYCMSPGADEFLFDRNKQPNIASFINEPDIKEDNEDDDDDNKASALPKKPELSELDTAKLMSCIEVVRNVIGDTVPDSILTEKIIECNFDAEVALDNILKSSPPKYQSDAAKAKDRIEAQSGIKIKPTVQVTTPSARVVTPAKARTITKGFDLKNNIDSDLLHARQESPRSLSPLEASVNSSTGPKGKDEGFKKNFNVSIPNSPRCQSPQSGRVTPENKSKSAEDKRDVAAIYKDKRGDAKEQLHLVVVGHVDAGKSTLLGRLLCDLGQVSSKLIHKYQQESKKIGKQSFAYAWVLDETGEERERGITMDVGYTKFETDTKSVTLLDAPGHKDFIPNMIIGATQADVALLVVDATRGEFETGFDSGGQTREHALLLRSLGVSQIAVVVNKLDTVDWSKERFDEISEKMSVFLKQAGFRDTVTFVPCSGLSGENLASPSKAPGLTSWYSGPTLLKVIDSFKCPERPIAKPFRFSVNDVFKGTGSGFCISGHVEAGMVAVGDKVLLLPRNENGIVKGILADELPITNSFAGDNISLIISGIEQQNIGVGDIICNPQKPIPVTTCFEAHVVIFSIAMPITKGLPVVLHSQSLVEPAVITRLIEQLHKSTGQVIKKKPRCLPKNSSATIEISTQRPICLELYRDFKQLGRVMLRLSGTTIAAGLVTKIKNK
- the LOC123266973 gene encoding pyrimidodiazepine synthase-like; its protein translation is MSVKHLSTGSVPPPVVPGKLRLYSMRFCPYAQRVHLVLDTKKIPYDVVYVNLTDKPEWLIEKSPLGKVPCIEFEDGQVLYESLIIADYLNEAHPEPNLYPSDPRAKAKDKILIERFNGLISLMYKFYLSPSVDRDMFEEALKVLEFFDRELVSRASPFFGGVKPGMVDLMIWPWFERADIIRIMRGENYVIPRERVPRIMEWKAAMKEDPGVKVSCLEPEVHAKYMKSRGAGTPQYDLLVQ
- the LOC123266975 gene encoding uncharacterized protein LOC123266975 isoform X1 gives rise to the protein MVQKNILNKSMLNEVPKEEPIKVKHSKSSIMSEVRKYYGIQHYMGRLEDSLRETTQRLELVEKKLLSKLLTRESREIFEREVELLREVLDKNRNLLQKLRRENTRTFMVAAPLVFACFLLYGLYCLIFNPTAFLTSKVGDVNP